A single region of the Salvia splendens isolate huo1 chromosome 18, SspV2, whole genome shotgun sequence genome encodes:
- the LOC121777673 gene encoding upstream activation factor subunit UAF30-like: MLPQRLKKVVTDNPKKVASLIDIVNLPTVLRDFMGQSQSSQLSCFKRVWGYIKDNNLQDPVNRNVVNCDPKLKSILLGKSTIDLTELPPLIKLHFPKQPGS; this comes from the exons ATGCTACCGCAGAGGTTGAAGAAGGTTGTTACAGACAACCCCAAGAAAGTTGCATCTTTGATCGACATTGTTAATTTGCCTACCGTGCTTAGAGATTTCATGGGCCAGTCTCAAAGTTCACAACTCAGTTGCTTTAAGCGTGTTTGGGGTTATATCAAGGATAACAATCTCCAG GATCCCGTCAACAGGAATGTAGTCAACTGCGATCCGAAGCTGAAGAGCATTCTATTGGGCAAGTCCACGATTGATCTCACTGAACTTCCCCCGTTGATCAAGTTGCATTTTCCAAAGCAGCCTGGCAGTTGA